From Tripterygium wilfordii isolate XIE 37 chromosome 16, ASM1340144v1, whole genome shotgun sequence, one genomic window encodes:
- the LOC119980647 gene encoding chlorophyll a-b binding protein 4, chloroplastic-like, translated as MATVSAQASAPMFQPCVSRSRFLTGSSGRLNRDLFIKPMAFSSSTTTSSLKIEAKKGEWLPGLASPGYLNGSLPGDNGFDPLGLAEDPENLKWFVQAELVNGRWAMLGVAGMLLPEVFTKIGIIDVPKWYDAGKAEYFASSSTLFVIEFILFHYVEIRRWQDIKNPGSVNQDPIFKQYSLPPNECGYPGGIFNPLNFGPTLEAKEKEIANGRLAMLAFLGFVVQHNITGKGPFDNLLQHVADPWHNTIIQTLSGN; from the exons ATGGCAACCGTCAGCGCACAGGCCTCCGCCCCCATGTTCCAGCCGTGCGTGTCGAGGTCGAGGTTCCTTACTGGGTCTTCTGGTAGACTCAACAGGGATTTGTTCATCAAACCAATGGCATTTTCTTCCTCTACCACCACTTCTTCTCTCAAAATTGAAGCCAAGAAAGGAGAGTGGTTGCCTGGTTTGGCCTCTCCAGGTTACTTGAACGGCAG TCTTCCAGGTGACAATGGGTTTGACCCTCTGGGGCTAGCAGAGGACCCTGAGAACTTAAAATGGTTTGTTCAGGCGGAGCTCGTAAACGGTCGATGGGCGATGTTGGGTGTAGCAGGAATGTTATTACCTGAAGTTTTCACCAAAATTGGGATAATCGATGTCCCAAAATGGTATGATGCAGGGAAAGCAGAGTACTTTGCATCATCATCAACACTGTTTGTAATTGAATTCATTTTGTTCCATTATGTGGAGATCAGAAGGTGGCAAGACATAAAGAACCCAGGAAGTGTAAATCAAGATCCAATCTTTAAGCAATACAGCTTGCCTCCTAATGAATGTGGGTACCCTGGTGGGATCTTCAATCCTCTGAATTTTGGACCCACTCTTGAGGCTAAGGAGAAGGAGATTGCCAATG GGAGATTGGCTATGTTGGCATTTTTGGGATTTGTGGTTCAACACAATATAACTGGGAAAGGACCATTTGACAACCTCTTGCAGCATGTGGCAGACCCATGGCACAACACCATTATCCAAACACTTAGTGGCAACTAG